Proteins from one Monodelphis domestica isolate mMonDom1 chromosome 6, mMonDom1.pri, whole genome shotgun sequence genomic window:
- the TADA2B gene encoding transcriptional adapter 2-beta isoform X2, whose amino-acid sequence MRRREDGGLTGSDGACVLRRDVRLPGSGGSWALAVAAAVAAPAAAAGGGGGGGGCSSYSPSSAGGSSGVSVGAVGGTVAGERGKMAELGKKYCVYCLAEEDMAAHVGASRTPQEVMEHYVSMYIHGNLGKACIPDTIPNRVTDHTCPSGGPLSPSLTTPLPPLDITVAEQQQLGYMPLRDDYEIEYDQDAETLISGLSVNYDDDDVEIELKRAHVDMYVRKLKERQRRKNIARDYNLVPAFLGKDKKDKEKSMKRKITKDEKEIRVKLRPLYQFMSCKEFDDFFENIHKEKMLRTKIRELQRYRRNGITKMEESAEYEAARHKREKRKENKNIANSKRGKEDGKDGEFAAIENLPGFELLSDREKVLCSSLNLSPARYLTVKTIIIKDHLQKRQGIPSKSRLPSYLDKVLKKRILNFLTESGWISRDAS is encoded by the exons ATGAGGAGGAGGGAAGACGGCGGCCTGACGGGGTCGGATGGCGCCTGCGTACTGAGGCGAGACGTTCGGCTGCCTGGCTCCGGTGGCTCCTGGGCCTTGGCGGTAGCAGCAGCGGTGGCGGCTCCGGCAGCCGCGGCGGgaggtggcggcggcggcggcggctgttCATCGTACTCGCCCTCTTCCGCCGGGGGCAGTAGCGGTGTCTCGGTCGGCGCCGTCGGCGGGACCGTCGCGGGCGAGCGGGGGAAGATGGCGGAGCTGGGGAAGAAGTACTGTGTGTACTGCCTGGCCGAG GAAGATATGGCTGCTCATGTTGGGGCTTCTCGGACACCTCAAGAAGTGATGGAACACTATGTAAGCATGTACATCCATGGAAACCTTGGAAAAGCCTGCATCCCTGACACCATCCCTAATAGGGTAACAGATCATACATGTCCCAGCGGAGGACCCTTGTCTCCCAGTTTGACAACACCTTTGCCTCCTTTAGATATAACTGTTGCTGAACAGCAGCAATTAGGGTACATGCCACTGCGGGATGACTATGAGATTGAATATGACCAAGATGCAGAAACTTTGATTAGTGGACTCTCAGTaaactatgatgatgatgatgtggaaATAGAGCTCAAGAGAGCGCATGTGGACATGTATGTTAGAAAACTCAAGGAGAGACAAAGACGAAAGAATATTGCTAGAGACTATAACTTAGTGCCTGcctttcttgggaaagataaaaaagataaggaaaagtcAATGAAGCGTAAAATTACAAAAGATGAGAAGGAGATACGGGTAAAACTGAGGCCTTTGTACCAGTTTATGTCCTGTAAAGAATTTGACGACTTCTTTGAAAACATTCACAAAGAAAAAATGCTCCGAACAAAAATTCGAGAACTACAGCGATACCGTCGAAATGGAATCACCAAAATGGAAGAGTCAGCAGAATATGAAGCTGCCAGGCATAAacgggagaagaggaaagaaaacaagaacatAGCCAACtctaaaagaggaaaggaagatggaaaagatggagagtTTGCTGCAATTGAAAATCTCCCTGGCTTTGAGCTCTTGTCTGACAGGGAGAAGGTGCTTTGTAGTTCTTTAAATTTGAGCCCAGCTCGTTATCTAACTGTGAAAACTATTATCATAAAAGACCATCTCCAGAAACGTCAGGGCATACCATCTAAAAGTCGCCTTCCCAGTTATCTTGACAAAGTTCTcaagaaaaggattttaaattttcttacaGAAAGTGGTTGGATATCTAGGGATGCTTCCTGA
- the TADA2B gene encoding transcriptional adapter 2-beta isoform X1 has translation MRRREDGGLTGSDGACVLRRDVRLPGSGGSWALAVAAAVAAPAAAAGGGGGGGGCSSYSPSSAGGSSGVSVGAVGGTVAGERGKMAELGKKYCVYCLAEVSPLRFRCTECQDIELCPECFSAGAEIGHHRRWHGYQLVDGGRFTLWGPEAEGGWTSREEQLLLDAIEQFGFGNWEDMAAHVGASRTPQEVMEHYVSMYIHGNLGKACIPDTIPNRVTDHTCPSGGPLSPSLTTPLPPLDITVAEQQQLGYMPLRDDYEIEYDQDAETLISGLSVNYDDDDVEIELKRAHVDMYVRKLKERQRRKNIARDYNLVPAFLGKDKKDKEKSMKRKITKDEKEIRVKLRPLYQFMSCKEFDDFFENIHKEKMLRTKIRELQRYRRNGITKMEESAEYEAARHKREKRKENKNIANSKRGKEDGKDGEFAAIENLPGFELLSDREKVLCSSLNLSPARYLTVKTIIIKDHLQKRQGIPSKSRLPSYLDKVLKKRILNFLTESGWISRDAS, from the exons ATGAGGAGGAGGGAAGACGGCGGCCTGACGGGGTCGGATGGCGCCTGCGTACTGAGGCGAGACGTTCGGCTGCCTGGCTCCGGTGGCTCCTGGGCCTTGGCGGTAGCAGCAGCGGTGGCGGCTCCGGCAGCCGCGGCGGgaggtggcggcggcggcggcggctgttCATCGTACTCGCCCTCTTCCGCCGGGGGCAGTAGCGGTGTCTCGGTCGGCGCCGTCGGCGGGACCGTCGCGGGCGAGCGGGGGAAGATGGCGGAGCTGGGGAAGAAGTACTGTGTGTACTGCCTGGCCGAGGTGAGCCCGCTGCGCTTCCGCTGCACCGAGTGCCAGGACATCGAGCTATGCCCCGAGTGCTTCTCGGCCGGCGCCGAGATCGGCCACCACCGGCGCTGGCACGGCTACCAGCTGGTGGACGGCGGCCGCTTCACGCTGTGGGGGCCCGAGGCCGAGGGTGGCTGGACCAGCCGAGAGGAGCAGCTCCTGCTCGATGCCATCGAGCAGTTCGGCTTCGGCAACTGG GAAGATATGGCTGCTCATGTTGGGGCTTCTCGGACACCTCAAGAAGTGATGGAACACTATGTAAGCATGTACATCCATGGAAACCTTGGAAAAGCCTGCATCCCTGACACCATCCCTAATAGGGTAACAGATCATACATGTCCCAGCGGAGGACCCTTGTCTCCCAGTTTGACAACACCTTTGCCTCCTTTAGATATAACTGTTGCTGAACAGCAGCAATTAGGGTACATGCCACTGCGGGATGACTATGAGATTGAATATGACCAAGATGCAGAAACTTTGATTAGTGGACTCTCAGTaaactatgatgatgatgatgtggaaATAGAGCTCAAGAGAGCGCATGTGGACATGTATGTTAGAAAACTCAAGGAGAGACAAAGACGAAAGAATATTGCTAGAGACTATAACTTAGTGCCTGcctttcttgggaaagataaaaaagataaggaaaagtcAATGAAGCGTAAAATTACAAAAGATGAGAAGGAGATACGGGTAAAACTGAGGCCTTTGTACCAGTTTATGTCCTGTAAAGAATTTGACGACTTCTTTGAAAACATTCACAAAGAAAAAATGCTCCGAACAAAAATTCGAGAACTACAGCGATACCGTCGAAATGGAATCACCAAAATGGAAGAGTCAGCAGAATATGAAGCTGCCAGGCATAAacgggagaagaggaaagaaaacaagaacatAGCCAACtctaaaagaggaaaggaagatggaaaagatggagagtTTGCTGCAATTGAAAATCTCCCTGGCTTTGAGCTCTTGTCTGACAGGGAGAAGGTGCTTTGTAGTTCTTTAAATTTGAGCCCAGCTCGTTATCTAACTGTGAAAACTATTATCATAAAAGACCATCTCCAGAAACGTCAGGGCATACCATCTAAAAGTCGCCTTCCCAGTTATCTTGACAAAGTTCTcaagaaaaggattttaaattttcttacaGAAAGTGGTTGGATATCTAGGGATGCTTCCTGA
- the CCDC96 gene encoding coiled-coil domain-containing protein 96, which produces MDEIDESGEGQVSSETTEPRVVEAPDGSQGDGPGGVGPGENASIVEPSEGGERSEAAETEPGGTEEAEEAEEGEEGEEAQEAEEAEEAEEAEEAQATEAAEEEEEEEEEMGQEAEVEEEEEMMTSTFSESEEIEGEVSESVEVPSEVSREDVLEEKRSAVPLALIAEKESDVFSEIPVEPPEEEEEEEEKEEEEEEYEPEEQAISEEAQLKLQEQQLRGELLEQYRGLISERNRIHQYNMHLQHKIALALRKKKGGVETEVTEKPPGEGDTPEKEQTYQRYLNSLEELKKQHSEDMEWYQRELEELRQHCQEKLAKVEKEWKSFQILKKQVILQAMGTCSLPGGKQAALREVEQIQDVEDRKEKEMSVVRLENVQLKQALAQLEARMKAQEELTEGLHLIDFEQLKIENQTFNEKVEERKEELLKLHHKVTSNVQIITHVKEKLQFVELENLGLKSELMEIDAQVAQKRDILTKTKKARDSLRVDNVKLHQKCGLLGKEMLLRDLEQKVDQTELLSQRLETLKRQHAGLTLSCKGLKQKIKESKAFLPS; this is translated from the coding sequence ATGGACGAGATTGACGAGTCCGGAGAGGGTCAGGTTTCTTCAGAAACCACAGAACCCAGAGTCGTGGAGGCACCAGATGGCTCCCAGGGAGATGGCCCGGGCGGAGTGGGGCCGGGGGAGAATGCTTCGATAGTGGAGCCCTCGGAGGGTGGAGAGCGCAGCGAAGCCGCAGAGACTGAGCCAGGAGGCACGGAGGAGGCGGAAGAagcagaggaaggggaggagggggaggaggctcAAGAGGCCGAGGAGGCCGAGGAGGCCGAGGAGGCCGAGGAGGCCCAAGCGACCGAAGctgcggaggaggaggaggaggaagaagaggagatggGGCAAGAAGCCGaggtggaggaagaagaggaaatgatGACATCGACCTTCTCGGAATCCGAAGAGATCGAAGGCGAGGTTTCGGAGTCGGTCGAAGTTCCCAGCGAGGTCTCAAGAGAAGATGTGCTGGAGGAAAAGCGGTCCGCGGTGCCGCTAGCACTGATCGCGGAAAAAGAAAGCGATGTGTTCTCGGAAATCCCTGTAGAACcaccagaagaagaagaagaagaagaagaaaaagaagaagaagaagaagagtacGAGCCTGAAGAACAGGCCATTTCCGAGGAGGCCCAGCTGAAGCTGCAGGAGCAGCAGCTGCGCGGCGAGCTCCTGGAGCAGTATCGCGGGCTGATCTCCGAGCGCAACCGGATCCACCAGTACAATATGCATCTGCAGCACAAGATCGCGCTGGCGCTGCGCAAGAAGAAAGGCGGTGTTGAGACTGAGGTGACGGAGAAGCCCCCAGGGGAGGGGGATACCCCCGAGAAAGAGCAGACCTACCAGCGCTACCTGAACTCCCTGGAGGAGCTGAAGAAGCAGCACAGTGAAGACATGGAGTGGTACCAGCGGGAACTCGAAGAGCTCCGTCAGCACTGCCAGGAGAAGTTGGCTAAAGTGGAGAAGGAGTGGAAGTCCTTCCAAATCCTCAAGAAGCAGGTGATCCTGCAGGCCATGGGCACATGCAGTTTACCTGGGGGGAAGCAGGCTGCCCTGCGGGAGGTGGAGCAAATCCAGGATGTAGAGGACCGTAAGGAGAAGGAGATGAGCGTTGTCCGCCTGGAAAACGTGCAGCTGAAGCAGGCTTTGGCTCAACTAGAGGCCAGGATGAAGGCACAGGAGGAGTTGACAGAGGGGCTCCACCTCATCGACTTTGAGCAGCTCAAGATAGAGAATCAGACCTTCAATGAGAAAGTGGAGGAACGCAAGGAGGAGCTCCTAAAACTACACCACAAAGTCACCAGCAACGTCCAAATAATCACCCACGTGAAGGAGAAATTACAGTTTGTGGAACTTGAGAATTTGGGCCTCAAGTCAGAGCTCATGGAAATTGATGCTCAGGTGGCCCAGAAAAGGGACATCTTGACAAAGACTAAGAAGGCCAGGGACAGCCTTCGAGTTGATAATGTCAAGTTACATCAGAAGTGTGGACTTCTAGGAAAAGAGATGCTCCTTCGTGACCTGGAACAAAAGGTGGACCAAACAGAGTTGCTTAGCCAACGGCTAGAAACACTTAAGCGCCAGCATGCTGGACTGACACTCTCTTGCAAGGGACtcaaacagaaaataaaggaatCCAAAGCATTTCTACCATCCTGA